GCGGCGCCGAGCGCCGGGCGCTGCTCGTGCACGTGGTCCAGCACCGCGCGGACCAGCCCCAGGGCGGTGCCGGCCAGCACCGGCCGGAACCGTTGCAGCGTCCGGACGGCGCCGACCAGGCCGCGCCGGCTGGGCTTGAGGGTCCGGTAGCCGAGCACCTGCTCCGGCTCCACCCGGACGTCGTCGAGCTCGATCGCGGAGATCCGGGCGCCGCGCAGGCCGACGGTCGGGATCCGCTCCGCCCGGAACCCGGGGGAGTCGGTGTCGAGGAGGACGGCCTCGATCCCGAGCGGCCCCGGCGCCCGCCGGCAGAACACCACGCCGAGCTGCGCGTACGCGGCGTTGCCCACCCAGCGCTTCGCGCCGTTCAGCCGGAAGCCGTCGCCGTCCGGGGTCAGGGCCGTCTCCAGCTCGGTGGCGGCCGATCCCCTGGCCGGCTCGGTCAGCCCGAAGAACGTCCAGGTCGCCGTCGGTCCGGCGAGCCGTTCGTAGTACGCCTGCCGCTGCTTGTCGTCGCCCAGCGCGGCCACCGCCACGCCGGACATCAGCGGGCCCGGGCAGGCCAGCATGAACCCGGCGTCGCCGTAGCTCAACTCCTCGATGGTGATGGTGTGTTCGAGGCAGGAGGTCAGGTCGTAGGTGTGGCCGTCCAGACGCAGCGGGCGTTCCAGGTACTCCACCGGGACGGTGCACAGGCGCATGAGGTCCACGGCCGGCAGGTGCAGCCAGCGGTCGATCGCCTCCGGGTCGCGGTCCAGCTCCAGGCCGAGCCCCCGCAACTCCCGCGCCGCCTCCTGGACGTGGGCCCGCAGTGCGGCCGTCCGGGGCGAGTCGGGGTCACTCATCTGCGCCCTCCGTCTCGGTGTCGCGCGCCGGCCGGCCGGACGGCAGCAGGTAGGTGTTGCCGAGCAGTTCGGTCAGGTACAACCGGGTGCCCGGCCCGTCCGCCGCGAAGCCGCTCGCGCCGTACAGCTTGATCGCGGTGCGCCCCGCGGTCACCAGCTCCCGGTGGACCCGCCACCGGCGGGCGCCGTCCGGGCCGGGGAGCCCGAGCAGGTCCTCCACCTCGGCGAGCGCCAGGGCGACGTCGGCGACCGCGCCCCGGGGCAGCTGGCGGTTGAGCAGGCTGGCGCCCTCCGACAGGCGTCCGCCGAGGTGCGTGACCGCGCCGTCGAGCACCTCGCGCAGGGCGCCCAGCTGCAGCCGGAGCAACCCGTCGGCGAACGCCGCCAGGACGGGCCCGGCCGCCGGTGCCCGGTGCCCGGCCGCCACCAGCGCGGCCGGGCAGCCCGGTACCGGGGCGCCCCCGGGCAGCCGTGCGGCCGAGGCGATCGCCCAGCCGCCGGGCGAGACGACCACGGCTCCCGGCGCGGCCCGCTCGTGGCAGGCGTCGAGGGCGTCGAGGGCGGCGGCGAAGTCCACCCGCGCCGCCGGGGCGGGCGGCGCGCCCTGCCCCGGCGTCACCGGATCCCCCCGGCCGGGTCCGGCTGCGGGGCGTCGGGCGCCGAGCGCAGCACGGCCAGGTGGCTCTCGCCGGAGCGCGGGTCGGTGTCGCAGAGCAGCACCGTGGTGTACCGCTGCTGCCAGGCGCGCCAGTTGCGGGCGAGGGCGAGCCACACGCTGGTGCAGTAGGTGCCCGGGCTCACCCGGTGGCGGGTCAGGCCCTCCGGGAGCGCGCGCGGGTCGAACCACGGCCCGGTCACCAGCAGGGTGCCCTCCGGGTCCTTGGCGGCGAGCTCCTCGATCCGCCCGGTCGCCGACCTGGTCGAGGGGATCGTCTCGACGTTCGTCACCTGCGGCCCGTCCTCGCTGCCCAGGACCAGCAGGACGCCGGAGTCGACCAGGTGGTTGTCGTGGACCAGCGGGAACCGGGTCGGCAGGGTGGTCTGTTCGAGGACGGCGACGACGGCCCGCCGGCTGCGGCCGGCCCGCTGGAAGGCGGCCACGATCCGCAGCGCGGTGAACGGCGCGGCCAGCCCCTGCTGGTGGATGCCGAGGCTGGTGGCCCCACCGCCGAGCAGGTGGTCGAGGTAGGGACCGATCGCGGTGAAGGGTGTGACGTCCGGCAGCGCCTGCGCCACGATCACCAGATCGGGCGCGGCCCCGCGGACCTCCTCGTCGGCGGCCAGCCGGTCGACGAGGTCGCGGTGGTCGACGTTCGGCCCGGCGCGCAGCAGGTCCTGCGCCACCTCCAGGCCGAAGGGCTCGACCAGGTCGCGGTAGTAGGCGAGCTTCGCCGGATCGTCGTCGTAGGGCCGCCGTGGCGGGGCGACCACCACGGCGGCCGCGTTCAGTGCGGGCATCTCACGCCCCGCCGGTCCGCTGGGACAGGACGTAGTCGGTGAGCGTGCCCACCGACCGGAAGTCGTCCATGTCCAGCTCCTCCGGGTCCACCGAGATGTCGACGGTGTCCTCCAGCACCATCAGCAGCTCCAGTACGGAGGTCGAGTCCAGGTGCAGGTCCTCGAAGAGCCGGGCGTCCTCGGAGAGGTCGCCGACGGCACGTTCCAGCACCTCGCTGAGGGCCGCCTCGACCGCGGACACCACGTTCTGACGTTCCATCTTCCGTGTCACTCCTCTGCTGCGGGGCCGGGCAGCCCGTTGACGGCCGGCGGTCCGAAGTCGACGAGGCGCTGCTTGGCGAGCAGTTCCTCCTGGTGGTCGCGCTCCCGGACCAGGTGCGCGGTGCCGCGGTGGACGAGCACCTCGGCGGGGAAGCCGTGGCTGAGGAACAGCCCGGGCGAGGCCGTCGGTCCGTACGCGCCGGAGCGCTCCACGCCCAGCAGGTCGCCGGCGGCGACCGGCGGCAGCGGGACCTTCCTGCCGATGACGTCGTTGGGCGTGCACAGCGGCCCGGTCACGGTGTAGACGCCCTCCGGCTCCTGCCCGTGGCGGGTCAGCGAGCGGATCGGGAAGTTGCGCTTGACGAAGCTGCCGACGCCGACCGCCGCCATGTGGTGGTTGGTCCCGCCGTCCGCGACCACGAACCGCTCGCCCAGCGACTCCTTGACGTACAGCGCGCGCACCACGTACGTGCCGGCGAGAGCGGTCAGATAGCGGCCGAGCTCGTTGATCAGCCGGCAGCCGGGGTGCGCCCGGACGAAGGGTTCGACGACCTCGTTGATCCCGGCCACCGTGGCCGCCAGGTCGAGGTCCTTCTCGTTGTCGAAGTAGGCGACGCCGAAGCCGCCGCCGAAGTCGACCGTCTCCAGCGGGACGCCGAGGGTCTGCGACAGCTCCTCGGCGAGCGCCAGGATCTGGCGGGTGTTGTGCACCAGGTCCTCGGCGTTCAGGAAGCGGGTGCCCATGTAGGCGTGGAAGCCGCGGACCTTCACCCGGCGAAGTCCGTCGATCACCGGCCGGGAGCGGCGCAACAGCTCGGCGTCGATGCCGAACTGCCGGGGCTTGCCGCTCATCGCCAGCCCCGAGCCCTTGGTGTGGAAGTCCGGGTTGACGCGCAGCAGCACCGGCACCTCCTCACGGCCGGCCTCGGCCGCGATCTCCTCCAGCGCGCGCAGCTCGTCCAAGGACTCGCAGACGACGGCGTGCAGGCCCGCCGCCACGCAGGCCTCCAGCTCCGCGCGGGTCTTCCCGGGCCCCAGGAAGATCACGTTCTCCGGCGCGATACCGGCCCGGCGGACCGTCATCAGCTCCACGAGCGAGGAGATCTCGGCGCCGGCGCCCAGCGAGCCGAGGTACCCGGCGATCGCGACGTTGGGATTGGCCTTGAGCGAGAGGAAGACGTCCACCGCCGGGTGGAGCCCGTCGCGCAGCGTGCGGTAGACCTCGTGCAGCACGTCGGCGTCGTAGACGAACAGCGGTGTGCCGAACTCCTCGGCGATGTGTGACACGGGAATGCCCTGCACCCGCAGTTCCCCGGCGTTCACGGTGTCCTCCCGGCGTGGTCGAGTCGGCGCAGCCGGTCGGTGACCCGGCGGTCGACCGAGGCCAGGCCCTCCCGGTCGGCGGCGAAGAGCAGGGTGTACAGCCGGCCGTCGAACGGCCCGTCCCGGCCGGCCTGGGCGTTGACCGTGCCGTAGCAGGTGACGATCAGGCCGGTGCCGTCGACCGGTGGTTCGGCCAGCTCGCCGAGGGCGTCGGCCACCTCGTCGAAGGACAGCGGCCGGTCGAGCCGCAGGGGGTAGTGCCTGGCCAGCGCCGCGCCGCCCGGGCGCAGGAAGCGCTCGGTCACCCGACCCTGGTAACTGGACATGTTCAGACGGGCGTTGATCTCCAGCACCGGGTAGACCAGCTCGTCGGCCCCGAGCAGGGCGTCCACCCCGACGACCCCGAAGAAGCCGTCCGCGTGGAGCCGCGCACCGAGCAGGACGGCGGCGTCGGCCAGAGCCTCGTGCTGCTCCGGGGAGAGCCCGGCGGGCATCACGTGTCCCAGGTGCACGCCCCCGGCGGTCAGCGCCTCCTTGGCGAAGTCGAACCGGACCTCTCCGCCGCGGTCGATGGTGAACTGGTAGTTGAGGTCGAAGCGTTTGGGCAGGAACCTCTCCACCACCACGTGGATGGCGTCACTCCCGGAGGTGCGTGCGCGGCGGTCGACCATGCGGAGCAGCCGGTCGGCCCGGGCCCGGTCGTCGAGCACGATCAGACCCTTGCCGGAGACGCCGTAGGCGTCCTTGACGATCACCGGGCCGCCGTCGCGCAGCCCTTCGTCCAGGGCCCGGCGGAGTTCCTCCACCGTCTCGCAGCAGAAGCCGGGGATGGTGCGCAGGCCGAGCTCCTCGGTCAGCCGGCGACTGTAGATCTTGCTGTTGACCCGGGCCGAGGTCTGCGGGTCGGGCACCGCCGGGCGCAGCCCGGTCAGCCGGCAGATCTCCTGCTCCAGCGGCGAGTTGCCCATCGGCATGAGGTGGGCGCCGCCGTCGGCGAGCCGGCGCAGCCGGTGCAGCAGCTCCGGCGAGTCCAGCACGGCCGCGCTGGTCCCGCCGGCGCCGGCCGGGGCCCGGGTGACCAGCTCGGCGGGCGCCCCGAGACCGGACTTCTCGACGTAGCCCCGGTAGCCCTGGTCCAGCGGGCGGTCCAGCAGCAGGAAGTCGGTCGGCTCGGCCAGCAGCGCCCCGAGCTCCTCCATCCGCTGGACGGTCGCGGCGGTGGCCGTGACACGCGGCGCCGGCAGGCCGGTGAAGCCGTGCGCCCACTGCTTCTCCACCTCGAAGTTGCAGAGCCAGACGAACCGCGCGTCCCGGTCGCCGGTGAGCGCCTCCTTCAGGTCCGCGGTGTACGCGGTGCCGGTCATCGCGCGTCTCCCTTCCGATGGGTGATCACCATGGCGCCGAAGGTGGCGCCCAGGCCGACCGAGACCAGGACGTAGTGACGCCCCTCGACGAGCCGGCCCTGCTCGCGCAGCGTGGTGTAGTTCACGAACACGTCCGAGGCGTAGCAGTGGCTGTACAGCGGGATGTTGTCGAGGAAGAACCTGGCCGGGTCCGCGCCCATCTCCTTGATCGTCTGGCGCCAGGAGACCGCGTTGACGTTGTGCGGAACGACCAGGTCGATGTCGGCGAAGTCCAGCCCGGCCTCCCGGACGGCCGCCAGGATGACGTCGCCGAGCACTCCGGCGTAGGCGGCGCCGAAGCCCTGGACCTCCTCCCGGGTCATGTCCAGCCCGGCCGCGTACTCGCCGAGCGTGCGGGTCAGGAAGGAGCGCACCGTGTCCCCGGATCCGCCGGTGGTCACCAGGCAGGCGGCGGCCGCGTCCGCCATGATCGCGCTGTTCGGGATCAGCTGGACCTTCGGCGAGTAGGCCCGCTCCCCGGTCACCATCAGCGCGTACGCACCCGGCCGGCCCTCCGCCCGCAGCAGCTCGCCGGCCAGGTCGACGGCCCCGAGGCTGCTCACGCAGGCCTGCTGGGTGAGGGCGAACGCCTCGGCCTCGTGCAGTCCCAGCTCCGCGCGGATGACCCGGGCGGCGTCGATGTGCGGCGGGGTCAGGGTCTGCATGGTGTGGGCGTAGATCACGTACTCGATCCGCCGCCCCTGCGGCAGCGCCGCCAGCGCGCGGCGGGCGGCGGGGAGCACCAGGTCGAAAAGGCCGGTGCCGGGGTCGAACCGCAGCCGGTCCAGACCGTAGATCTTCCGGAACACGCCGATCTCGGCGCGCCGCAGCCCCAGCGGGCCGGCCAGTTCGTCGATCCGCACGCTGCGTTCGGGAAGGAACGACTCGATCCGCTCCAGGGTGGTCGCGGTGCTCATCGGTGCCCCCTCAGCTGCCGGAGAACTCGGCGCGGACCAGCCAGCTGCGGGCCGCGCCCCGGCGCTCGCGCGGCTGCACCTCGTACGGCCAGCGGCCCTGCCCGGCGCCGGGCTCCCCGGGCTCGCGCAGATCCCGGACCTTCCACCCGGCGGCGGCCAGGAACTCCTCCGGGTCGTCGGTGCCGAACAGCCAGGGCGTGCCGTCCTCCCGCAGGCCGTTCAGGAACGCCTTGGAGAACGGGCTGCGCAGCAACGCCCGGCTGACGAAGTC
The sequence above is drawn from the Kitasatospora sp. NBC_00315 genome and encodes:
- a CDS encoding acyl-CoA dehydrogenase family protein, yielding MSDPDSPRTAALRAHVQEAARELRGLGLELDRDPEAIDRWLHLPAVDLMRLCTVPVEYLERPLRLDGHTYDLTSCLEHTITIEELSYGDAGFMLACPGPLMSGVAVAALGDDKQRQAYYERLAGPTATWTFFGLTEPARGSAATELETALTPDGDGFRLNGAKRWVGNAAYAQLGVVFCRRAPGPLGIEAVLLDTDSPGFRAERIPTVGLRGARISAIELDDVRVEPEQVLGYRTLKPSRRGLVGAVRTLQRFRPVLAGTALGLVRAVLDHVHEQRPALGAAARLRLDDLRDRLAALRRHNYEVAVAVDAGRIRPDRIAGVKTRAAELAEEATLAAAELLGPAALLEDPLLDKLYRDARAFEFMEGTGHIQRLAVFQGVLKGTFLG
- a CDS encoding acyl carrier protein, whose protein sequence is MERQNVVSAVEAALSEVLERAVGDLSEDARLFEDLHLDSTSVLELLMVLEDTVDISVDPEELDMDDFRSVGTLTDYVLSQRTGGA
- a CDS encoding diaminopimelate decarboxylase, whose amino-acid sequence is MNAGELRVQGIPVSHIAEEFGTPLFVYDADVLHEVYRTLRDGLHPAVDVFLSLKANPNVAIAGYLGSLGAGAEISSLVELMTVRRAGIAPENVIFLGPGKTRAELEACVAAGLHAVVCESLDELRALEEIAAEAGREEVPVLLRVNPDFHTKGSGLAMSGKPRQFGIDAELLRRSRPVIDGLRRVKVRGFHAYMGTRFLNAEDLVHNTRQILALAEELSQTLGVPLETVDFGGGFGVAYFDNEKDLDLAATVAGINEVVEPFVRAHPGCRLINELGRYLTALAGTYVVRALYVKESLGERFVVADGGTNHHMAAVGVGSFVKRNFPIRSLTRHGQEPEGVYTVTGPLCTPNDVIGRKVPLPPVAAGDLLGVERSGAYGPTASPGLFLSHGFPAEVLVHRGTAHLVRERDHQEELLAKQRLVDFGPPAVNGLPGPAAEE
- a CDS encoding 3-oxoacyl-[acyl-carrier-protein] synthase III C-terminal domain-containing protein, which produces MSTATTLERIESFLPERSVRIDELAGPLGLRRAEIGVFRKIYGLDRLRFDPGTGLFDLVLPAARRALAALPQGRRIEYVIYAHTMQTLTPPHIDAARVIRAELGLHEAEAFALTQQACVSSLGAVDLAGELLRAEGRPGAYALMVTGERAYSPKVQLIPNSAIMADAAAACLVTTGGSGDTVRSFLTRTLGEYAAGLDMTREEVQGFGAAYAGVLGDVILAAVREAGLDFADIDLVVPHNVNAVSWRQTIKEMGADPARFFLDNIPLYSHCYASDVFVNYTTLREQGRLVEGRHYVLVSVGLGATFGAMVITHRKGDAR